DNA from Solanum stenotomum isolate F172 chromosome 3, ASM1918654v1, whole genome shotgun sequence:
GAGGAAAAATTTCATCAACCTCCTGGTAAGCAGAGAGAACTAGGTTTCACCTTCTCATTCCCAGTAATGCAGACTTCAATCAACTCTGGGACTATTATGCGGTGGACAAAAGGCTTCTCTATTGATGATGCGGTATGCATTGTCATTGCTACTTTGTGTTTCCTGTTTATTGTAGTTCCTTGTAATTCTAGCCATCCACTCTCTGCAGCTTGTTTGTGTTCTTTCCAATTTGATTTCAGATTATTTTCTACTAGTTCTGAAGATTACATATAGAGTGAACAGTTTGGTTAAACTGGTACTGAAACAGCCTGctgatttatatttcaaaatgtgTTTGGCCTAGACGCTAAAATATGTTTGGCCTGAAAGAATACTTTGATAGTAGATATTTTAAGATTTCATCAGCATATATGGAAGCGGTGTTATTAAAGGTGCAGATAAGTGCTAAATGTTAGGTGCAACCTAAGTTTGGTGCTTCTCTTTGTAGATGGTTTCAATACAAGTACAATTAAGTTTTGTATAAGAAACTAGTCACTAAATCTAGATGAGAAGTAAAACTGCATCACTCCATCTGAATCAGAAAGTTCAAAACATATGGTTTTTCTCATTTCATGTTTCACTTGACTGCAATTTATCCAGTTCCATAGCATTATCTTTTGTGCttgtagttattttttattgtattacttaaacacaaacacacacactaaatatattttatttaatcatatGTGCCTTTCATTGCTAAAATGGGAACTTGAAATGTCCTTTGCGTAAAAGTCCAATGGATCTAAGTTTGTGCTAGTTGCTTGGACATAGGTTGGCCAAGATGTTGTTGGAGAACTCACAAAAGCTATGAAAAGAAAAGGTGTCGATATGCGGGTCTCAGCTCTGGTGAGTTTATCTGGTGCTGCAGAATATTATTCCATTTAAGAGTGTATGAGGAAAAAAGATACTGATAGAAGTACTTAACAGAAAACATGTTAAGTACTGTTTAGTTgtaaaatattgattttgattAATGTTTTAATGAAAGGTGAATGATACTGTTGGAACATTAGCTGGTGGTAAATATACGCAAAAGGATGTAGCTGTTGCTGTTATCTTAGGTACAGGGACCAATGCAGCTTATGTGGAGCGGGTGCAGGCAATTCCAAAGTGGCATGGTCCTGTGCCAAAATCTGGTGAAATGGTTGGGATCTTTCAGTAGCTTTTGATCTGCTTTTCTCTTTCACTCTCTGACACTGTTGATAGTTGCTAAATGCATCCTGTGTTTCTTTCTAGGTTATCAATATGGAATGGGGTAATTTTAGGTCATCCCATCTGCCCTTGACAGAGTATGATCATGCTTTGGATAACGAGAGTTTAAATCCTGGTGAACAGGTGCTTGTTTGTCTATTTTTATAACTTCTTGTTGTAGACTTGCTTTATGTTGTGATTACTTAGATGCACATGAGGAATATTTCCATTCATCCTAACAGATATTTGAGAAGATGACTTCTGGCATGTACTTGGGAGAAATTTTACGCAGAGTTCTACTCAGGGTGGCTGAAGAAGCTGGCGTTTTTGGTGATGAGGTCCCTCCAAAGCTCAAGGATTCATTTGTGTTAAGGTACTACTTTGTAACTTCAGAATTGCTGATGAATAATCTTATAATGCAAAATTGCTTTATTAACCACCTAAAAAGCGCATCCAAGTGTGGCTTAGTGGTCAATAAAGTGGGTTAAGAACCATGAAGTTTCAGGTTCAAATCCTAACAAAGTGAAAAACATTAGTTGATCCCTTCCATCTGTCCAGGCCTTTGTGGAATGCAGGTGGGAGGTAGCAAGTATcttgtggaattagtcgaggtgcatgCTAGCCCAGATACCTcgattatgaaaaaaaaaacatgaaaaacaatCTTCATTAATTCTATGCCTAGAGCTGAAGGTCTCATATGATCAACAAGCGTTGGAAAATCCCTTTTCACCTCTCTAATGGGCTATTGGCATAAATGTTGAACTTGTTGCAATTAGATGAAAATCTCACAAGTCAATATCAATTTCTCTCTGCAACATGTCTAGATAATAATGAGTAAAGAGTGGAACATGGGCAGATTTAAGTTTCGAGGAAGCATATTTATTTACATCTGTTTCTGGATGATCAATCAGTACTAAATAATGAGATGGTATTTGCATTTGGAAATACTTCATGTAATTGAATTTTAGTTTCTAATTCACTTGCATCACATGGTATTTGTCTTTTGTTGTCCATTTATCCAAATTCAAACAGCACCTCTGATAAAAATGTTAAACAATATGCAGGACACCTGATATGTCTGCTATGCATCATGACACATCCTCTGATCTGAAAGTGGTTGGTGAAAAGCTGAAGGATATTTTAGAGGTAAATATTGTTTCCTTTCGACTGTTACCAAGAAAAGAAATGTTGTTATTCATTTATGTCTTTACACtgtagaaaataaaagaagggCCTCTTTTTGGTTTCCTCATTGCCTATGGGTACAACATATGACATCTTTCCTTGTAGAGTAACTTTCAGGAGAATAGACGGTGAACAATATTACCTCTTCAATTCTGTCACTCTTTAAAACAAAGACTGAAAAAGTTAGAACAACAACACAACGATATACACAGTGTATGCAGCCTaaccctaccttgtgaaggttgAGAGGCTGTTTTCAATGGACCCAAAAACTGGATAATTTTCTCTTGCTGTGAGCAAATCCTGAAGAAGTATCTCCCTGTATCAGATAGTGATGAATAAATGGAAAATTTTGCTGGCAGTACATTGCAAGGTTTTAGCCCCTAAGATGGCACACCACACAATAAATCTATATACGTATACATCAAAATTATTCGACAAAAGTGCCTAAATGATAATCAAATAGAATAACTGCAGGAAAAAGTGATTGAAgttgttgacattttttttccaTCAACAGTAGTATCTTTACTTCTTGATAATTGATACACACATCAACAAACATGAATTCACACTATTTTTTCTTCTGCCATTTAGATATCTAATACCTCCTTGAAGACAAGGAAATTAGTGGTTGAGCTGTGCAATATCGTTGCAACACGTGGGGCAAGACTTGCAGCTGCAGGGGTATTGGGCATCTTGAAAAAGATGGGAAGAGATACGCCTAAGCAGGGTGGTTCAGAAAGGACGGTTATTGCCATGGATGGTGGGTTGTATGAGCACTATACAGAATATAGAATGTGTTTAGAGAACTCTTTGAAGGACTTGCTCGGAGAGGAATTGGCAACGAGCATCGTTTTTGTGCACTCCAATGATGGTTCTGGCATTGGTGCTGCTCTTCTTGCTGCCTCTCATTCAATGTACCTTGAAGATCAAGCTTAGGAGAGTGTGATCAAATCCATATCTTGCTAGAGGGGACTACTACCTTTAGACTCTATATTTTGCTCTCAAGCGTTTTCGGTATTTTCTCTCCTTTATTGTACCAtcaaatgaaattaataatatcCCCAGCAGATACTTTTAACTTTTATCTCCAGGAGAGTTTTCCTAGAAGTGCTTTCAAGCACAGAATTTTCATGGATAAAGATCCTTTTACTACCTGACTGGATGATCTTCAATCATTTACTGAAAACATACAGAATTTTCATAGtttaattttagattttatcatttttctttgtaaCAATCCTTTTAAGTTATGTGTGTACCTCAACTAATTCATCTGGTAAACATATACGCCCATAACTTTACCCACAAAACCAAGAAACTTGCTATTATCGACTATACTGAATTATTTGTTGTTATAATAGACGAAACTTGCAGCGGGTTAATtgaaatggttttgcaaaattgTGAAACTATGCTTCTACTCAACTGCTGATCCTCACGAGAGAACAGTTTAGGTTTTAATTAGAAACTGTAGCACAAACAATCACAAGAAAGCAATGATTATTTTGCCTTGCCAAAAACACAAATATTAGCAGCAATATTCATAATTTACATGATATATTTTTTGCTTCTGCAACTACAGTTGAACAATTAAAAAACATCAAATTCCATACAAAACAAGTCACTCTCTTCTCTTAGATATATGTTGACTCTACATCTCGTTAGCTCATTGATATCATTAGGTCAGCTGCTTAGTTGCACCTGAAACAAGCAAATTAAAGTGTACCAATTTTAGTTCCTAAGTTTCATGTGGAGCAAAAGAATTGTAGTATACACAAATCAACAACTTGGAACTTACGAGTAAGTGTAGAGAGGTCGGAGCTTTTCAACACACGCAGCCTTTTCACAGTAGACACAAACATGCTGAAAATGTCAAACGTTAAACCATTAGAACGAACCGATGAAAACTACTACAGGAATGAAATCGTGAAGGCAGGCCATTAATCTCCAAATAGTGTGTTGTAACCTTTATTGGTGCACTATTGCTTCACACACATGCAACTTTTTTGGCTTATATGAATCCTATCCTATCTCAGGCAGGCTGACAAAAAACACTAAAACGTACACATAATGAAAagattcattcatttttttgtcCTATGGTGTACTACTTTAGTTAAGAGAATAAGAATTCTTTGTAAACTATTTCAGACAGACCAAATATAAAGAGAGCATTAAGATA
Protein-coding regions in this window:
- the LOC125859336 gene encoding hexokinase-1 codes for the protein MKKVTVGAAVVGAAAVCAVAALIVHHRMRKSSKWGRAMAILREFEEKCKTQDAKLKQVADAMTVEMHAGLASEGGSKLKMLITYVDNLPTGDEAGVFYALDLGGTNFRVLRVQLGGKDGGIIHQEFAEASIPPSLMVGTSDALFDYIAAELAKFVAAEEEKFHQPPGKQRELGFTFSFPVMQTSINSGTIMRWTKGFSIDDAVGQDVVGELTKAMKRKGVDMRVSALVNDTVGTLAGGKYTQKDVAVAVILGTGTNAAYVERVQAIPKWHGPVPKSGEMVINMEWGNFRSSHLPLTEYDHALDNESLNPGEQIFEKMTSGMYLGEILRRVLLRVAEEAGVFGDEVPPKLKDSFVLRTPDMSAMHHDTSSDLKVVGEKLKDILEISNTSLKTRKLVVELCNIVATRGARLAAAGVLGILKKMGRDTPKQGGSERTVIAMDGGLYEHYTEYRMCLENSLKDLLGEELATSIVFVHSNDGSGIGAALLAASHSMYLEDQA